In Nicotiana tabacum cultivar K326 chromosome 2, ASM71507v2, whole genome shotgun sequence, the following proteins share a genomic window:
- the LOC107821632 gene encoding uncharacterized protein LOC107821632 — protein sequence MSSNRPYNFTPNENWSPEQWHDSTSHEPEHSNWNRWRVIYPRPTPPRDIPQNYRHVVHDPWLPVTERPIPVPHGATSYPYPGQPRHRPPHPPVRVLVHDDDIPRHAPDPRPSQPPFESPPPWFLQNQPQNRDESKLSPDEQKSALNKLKKEIYNPVQTKVARQVSLYFRGLNNNMNNSTANELKKDNDEDGKRCAICLEDFVPKEMVTVTPCSHMFHEDCIVPWVTSHGSCPVCRFAICERMKESTDSSVRTIANTMPHDLMAERGLISIMRAFDEAFELDHIRSILFPRLTRG from the exons ATGAGCAGCAACAGACCTTATAATTTTACACCAAATGAGAATTGGAGTCCTGAACAGTGGCATGATTCTACTTCACATGAACCTGAGCACAGCAACTGGAACAGATGGCGAGTCATTTACCCTCGTCCTACACCTCCCCGAGATATCCCTCAG AATTATAGACATGTCGTTCATGATCCATGGTTGCCTGTAACAGAGAGACCAATACCAGTACCTCATGGTGCAACCAG TTATCCATATCCAGGCCAACCACGACATAGACCACCTCATCCTCCTGTTCGAGTGCTAGTCCACGACGATGACATACCAAGACATGCACCAGATCCTAGGCCAAGCCAACCTCCATTTGAATCTCCCCCTCCTTGGTTTCTACAGAACCAGCCACAAAACCGGGACGAATCCAAATTGAGCCCAGATGAGCAAAAGTCTGCCTTGAATAAGCTCAAGAAAGAAATCTACAATCCTGTACAAACAAAAGTTGCAAGACAAGTAAGCCTTTATTTTAGAGGTTTGAACAATAACATGAATAATAGTactgccaatgaattgaaaaagGACAACGACGAAGATGGTAAAAGATGTGCCATTTGCTTGGAAGATTTTGTGCCTAAAGAAATGGTGACAGTAACTCCATGCAGCCACATGTTCCATGAAGATTGTATTGTTCCATGGGTGACGAGCCATGGCTCGTGTCCTGTTTGTCGCTTTGCAATTTGCGAACGGATGAAAGAAAGCACAGACTCATCGGTCAGGACTATTGCAAACACAATGCCACATGATCTAATGGCGGAAAGGGGCCTGATTTCCATAATGAGAGCATTTGATGAAGCTTTTGAATTGGATCACATTAGATCCATTCTCTTCCCAAGATTAACCAGAGGCTAG
- the LOC107821671 gene encoding putative alpha,alpha-trehalose-phosphate synthase [UDP-forming] 7: MMSRSYTNLLDLASGNFPVMGRERERPRMMPRVMTVPGSICELDDDLAHSVSSDNLSSLAGDRMIIVANLLPLKAKRRPDNKGWSFSWNEDSLLLRLKDGLPEDMEVLFVGSLSIDVDPIEQDDVSSYLLDKFRCVPTFLPPNILEKYYEGFCKRHLWPLFHYMLPFSPDHGGRFDRSMWEAYVSANKMFSQKVVEVLNPEDDFVWVHDYHLMVLPTFLRRRFNRLRIGFFLHSPFPSSEIYRTLPVREEILKALLCSDLVGFHTFDYARHFLSCCSRMLGLEYQSKRGYIGLEYFGRTVGIKIMPVGIHMGHIESMKKIAYKEVKFKELKQQFEGKTVLLGVDDLDIFKGINLKLLAMEHMLKQHPKWQGQAVLVQIANPMWGKGIDLEEIQAEIQENCNRINKQFGKPGYEPIVYIDKPVSSSERMAYYSLAECVVVTAVRDGMNLTPYEYIVCRHGVSGSETDSGVGGPDKSMLVVSEFIGCSPSLSGAIPINPWNVEATAEAMNEAVSMAEQEKQLRHEKHYRFVSTHDVAYWSRSFLQDMERTCADHFRKRCYGIGLGFGFRVVALDPNFRKLSIDDIVNAYIKSKSRAIFLDYDGTVMPQNSIIKSPSSEVISILNRICGDQNNTVFIVSGRGRESLSKWFSPCRKLGLAAEHGYFLRWAEDQEWEVCSQSSDFGWMHLAEPVMQSYTDATDGSCIERKESAIVWQYRDADSGFGFSQAKEMLDHLESVLANEPVAVKSGQFIVEVKPQGVTKGLVAEKIFTSLAEKGKRADFVLCIGDDRSDEDMFEIIGDALSRNIISYDTKVFACTVGQKPSKAKYYLDDTSEVVLMLDSLAEATDTPVTSDEESESSA; this comes from the exons ATGATGTCCAGATCATATACCAATCTTTTGGATTTGGCATCTGGGAATTTTCCTGTAATGGGAAGAGAGAGGGAGCGGCCGCGGATGATGCCACGCGTAATGACAGTGCCTGGGAGTATATGTGAGCTGGATGATGACCTTGCTCATAGTGTTTCTTCTGATAACTTATCTTCCCTTGCTGGTGATCGGATGATTATTGTGGCAAATCTGTTGCCACTGAAAGCAAAAAGGAGACCGGATAATAAAGGCTGGAGCTTTAGTTGGAATGAGGACTCATTGCTTTTGAGACTTAAGGATGGTTTACCTGAAGATATGGAAGTCTTATTTGTTGGGTCTTTATCCATTGATGTTGATCCAATTGAACAGGATGACGTTTCTAGCTATCTTTTAGATAAATTTAGATGCGTGCCAACATTTCTTCCGCCTAATATTTTGGAGAAATATTATGAGGGCTTCTGCAAGAGGCATTTGTGGCCACTTTTTCACTACATGTTGCCATTTTCACCTGATCACGGAGGTCGCTTTGATCGTTCTATGTGGGAGGCTTATGTTTCTGCCAACAAGATGTTTTCACAGAAAGTGGTTGAGGTGCTTAATCCCGAGGATGATTTTGTTTGGGTTCACGATTATCATTTGATGGTGTTGCCCACTTTCTTGAGGAGGCGGTTCAATCGATTGAGAATTGGGTTTTTCCTTCACAGTCCATTTCCTTCATCTGAGATTTACAGGACGCTTCCTGTTAGAGAGGAAATACTTAAAGCTCTGCTATGTTCTGACCTTGTTGGATTCCATACTTTTGACTACGCTCgacatttcctttcttgttgcaGTCGAATGTTAGGTTTAGAGTATCAATCTAAGAGAGGTTATATAGGTTTAGAATACTTTGGAAGGACAGTAGGTATAAAGATTATGCCCGTAGGGATACATATGGGTCACATTGAGTCTATGAAGAAAATTGCATATAAAGAGGTAAAGTTTAAGGAGCTAAAACAGCAATTTGAAGGAAAAACTGTTCTGCTTGGAGTTGATGACTTGGACATCTTCAAAGGtatcaacttaaagcttctagctATGGAGCATATGCTGAAACAGCATCCCAAGTGGCAAGGGCAGGCTGTACTTGTCCAGATTGCCAATCCTATGTGGGGTAAAGGAATAGATTTAGAGGAAATACAGGCTGAGATACAGGAAAACTGCAATAGAATTAATAAACAATTTGGCAAGCCTGGGTATGAACCTATAGTTTATATTGATAAGCCTGTGTCAAGTAGCGAACGAATGGCTTATTATAGTCTTGCTGAATGTGTTGTTGTCACAGCTGTTAGGGATGGAATGAACCTGACTCCATATGAATACATCGTCTGTCGACACGGGGTATCTGGTTCAGAAACGGATTCAGGTGTAGGTGGACCCGACAAGAGCATGCTAGTTGTGTCAGAATTTATTGGGTGTTCACCTTCCTTAAGTGGGGCAATCCCTATTAACCCATGGAATGTTGAAGCAACTGCCGAGGCAATGAATGAGGCTGTATCAATGGCTGAACAAGAGAAACAGCTACGGCATGAGAAGCATTACCGTTTTGTCAGCACTCACGATGTTGCGTATTGGTCGAGAAGTTTCTTGCAAGATATGGAGAGAACTTGTGCTGATCACTTTAGGAAAAGATGCTATGGTATTGGTTTGGGCTTTGGGTTTAGAGTTGTTGCCCTAGATCCCAACTTCAGGAAGCTGTCAATTGATGATATTGTGAATGCCTATATCAAGTCTAAGAGCAGGGCCATATTCCTGGACTATGATGGAACTGTGATGCCTCAGAATTCTATCATCAAGTCTCCAAGTTCTGAAGTTATCTCCATCCTAAATAGAATTTGTGGTGATCAAAACAATACAGTCTTCATTGTTAGTGGAAGAGGGAGGGAAAGCCTAAGCAAGTGGTTTTCTCCTTGTAGGAAACTGGGACTTGCAGCAGAACATGGCTACTTTTTGAG ATGGGCTGAAGATCAGGAATGGGAAGTATGCAGTCAGAGCTCTGATTTTGGTTGGATGCATCTTGCTGAACCCGTAATGCAATCCTACACAGACGCTACAGATGGTTCTTgcatagaaagaaaggaaagtgcTATAGTGTGGCAGTATCGTGATGCGGATTCTGGATTTGGGTTTTCTCAGGCAAAGGAGATGCTTGATCATCTAGAGAGTGTTTTAGCAAATGAACCGGTTGCTGTGAAAAGTGGCCAGTTCATTGTGGAAGTGAAGCCCCAG GGTGTTACCAAAGGTTTAGTTGCAGAAAAAATCTTTACATCTTTAGCCGAGAAAGGAAAACGGGCGGATTTTGTGCTTTGCATTGGTGATGATAGATCTGATGAAGATATGTTTGAAATCATCGGCGATGCTTTGTCCAGAAATATTATTTCATATGATACCAAGGTATTTGCTTGCACAGTTGGACAAAAACCTAGCAAAGCTAAGTATTACTTGGATGACACATCGGAGGTGGTGCTAATGCTCGACTCCCTTGCTGAAGCCACTGATACTCCAGTGACTTCCGATGAAGAATCTGAGAGCTCCGCGTGA
- the LOC107821650 gene encoding ATP-dependent zinc metalloprotease FTSH 2, chloroplastic, protein MATSSVCIAGNSLSTHRRQKVFRKEIYGRKILFSSNLPSSSKTSRIAVKASLQQRPDEGRRGFLKLLLGNVGLGVPALLGDGKAYADEQGVSNSRMSYSRFLEYLDKDRVQKVDLFENGTIAIVEAISPELGNRVQRVRVQLPGLSQELLQKLREKNIDFAAHNAQEDSGSFLFNLIGNLAFPLILIGGLFLLSRRSPGGMGGPGGPGNPLAFGQSKAKFQMEPNTGVTFDDVAGVDEAKQDFMEVVEFLKKPERFTAVGARIPKGVLLVGPPGTGKTLLAKAIAGEAGVPFFSISGSEFVEMFVGVGASRVRDLFKKAKENAPCIVFVDEIDAVGRQRGTGIGGGNDEREQTLNQLLTEMDGFEGNTGIIVVAATNRADILDSALLRPGRFDRQVSVDVPDIKGRTEILKVHAGNKKFDSDVSLEVIAMRTPGFSGADLANLLNEAAILAGRRGKTAIASKEIDDSIDRIVAGMEGTVMTDGKSKSLVAYHEVGHAICGTLTPGHDAVQKVTLIPRGQAKGLTWFIPADDPTLISKQQLFARIVGGLGGRAAEEVIFGEPEVTTGAAGDLQQITGLAKQMVVTFGMSELGPWSLMDSSAQSGDVIMRMMARNSMSEKLAEDIDGAVKRLSDSAYEIALTHIRNNREAIDKIVEVLLEKETMTGDEFRAILSEFVEIPAENRVAPVVPTPATV, encoded by the exons ATGGCTACTTCATCAGTATGCATAGCAGGAAATAGTTTGTCTACTCATAGAAGGCAGAAAGTTTTCAGGAAGGAGATTTATGGcaggaaaattttattttcctcaaatcttccatcgTCTAGTAAAACATCGAGAATAGCTGTAAAAGCATCCCTTCAGCAAAGGCCAGATGAAGGAAGAAGAGgttttctcaaattattgcttggAAATGTTGGGCTTGGAGTACCGGCTTTGTTAGGTGATGGAAAAGCCTACGCTGATGAGCAAGGTGTGTCTAACTCAAGGATGTCGTATTCTagatttttggagtatttggaTAAGGATAGGGTGCAAAAAGTAGATTTGTTTGAAAACGGAACCATAGCTATTGTTGAGGCTATATCTCCAGAATTAGGAAACCGGGTTCAGAGGGTTCGGGTACAACTACCTGGGCTCAGCCAGGAACTCCTTCAGAAGTTGCGAGAAAAGAACATTGACTTTGCTGCTCACAATGCCCAAGAGGACTCGGGTTCTTTCCTATTCAACTTGATTGGGAATCTGGCATTCCCGCTTATTTTGATTGGTGGTCTTTTCCTGCTATCAAGGCGGTCTCCCGGAGGAATGGGAGGTCCTGGTGGGCCTGGTAACCCATTAGCATTTGGTCAATCAAAGGCTAAATTCCAAATGGAGCCAAACACTGGTGTAACATTTGATGATGTTGCTGGTGTAGATGAAGCAAAACAAGATTTTATGGAGGTCGTAGAATTTTTGAAGAAGCCCGAGAGGTTTACCGCAGTGGGGGCTCGTATTCCAAAAGGTGTTCTTCTTGTTGGTCCTCCTGGTACTGGGAAGACCCTGCTAGCAAAGGCAATTGCTGGTGAAGCGGGTGTTccatttttctcaatttcagGTTCAGAATTTGTTGAGATGTTTGTTGGTGTAGGAGCCTCTCGAGTCCGTGATCTTTTCAAGAAGGCCAAGGAAAATGCTCCCTGCATTGTATTTGTTGATGAAATTGATGCTGTTGGGCGGCAAAGAGGGACTGGAATTGGAGGAGGGAATGATGAAAGGGAACAGACCCTGAACCAACTATTGACAGAAATGGACGGTTTCGAAGGAAATACTGGTATAATAGTTGTTGCGGCAACCAATCGTGCAGATATTCTTGACTCTGCTTTGCTGAGACCAGGGCGATTTGATAGACAA GTAAGTGTGGATGTTCCAGATATCAAGGGAAGAACAGAGATCTTAAAGGTTCACGCGGGCAACAAGAAGTTCGATTCTGATGTTTCTCTTGAAGTTATAGCCATGAGGACACCCGGTTTTAGTGGTGCAGATCTTGCTAACCTCTTAAATGAAGCAGCCATTCTTGCTGGTCGGCGTGGTAAGACAGCAATCGCATCCAAAGAGATTGATGATTCAATTGATAGGATAGTGGCTGGAATGGAAGGAACAGTCATGACTGATGGCAAGAGCAAGAGTCTGGTGGCATACCACGAAGTTGGACATGCCATCTGTGG AACTCTTACTCCAGGGCATGATGCTGTTCAAAAGGTCACATTAATCCCACGTGGTCAGGCAAAAGGTTTGACCTGGTTCATTCCTGCAGATGATCCAACCTTAATATCCAAGCAGCAACTCTTTGCTAGAATTGTCGGAGGACTTGGGGGAAGAGCTGCAGAGGAAGTTATCTTTGGTGAACCTGAGGTGACCACTGGTGCTGCAGGCGATTTGCAGCAGATCACCGGTTTGGCAAAACAG ATGGTTGTCACTTTTGGGATGTCTGAACTTGGCCCATGGTCACTCATGGATTCTTCTGCCCAAAGTGGTGATGTAATCATGAGAATGATGGCTAGGAATTCTATGTCAGAAAAGCTAGCTGAAGACATTGATGGTGCTGTGAAGAGGCTTTCAGACAGCGCATATGAGATTGCATTGACCCATATCCGCAACAACCGTGAAGCAATTGATAAGATTGTGGAAGTCCTCCTTGAAAAGGAGACGATGACCGGAGATGAATTCCGCGCTATTCTCTCAGAATTTGTTGAAATTCCTGCTGAAAACCGAGTTGCTCCTGTTGTACCTACCCCAGCAACTGTATAA
- the LOC107821641 gene encoding protein sym-1, translating to MGSLSGGNGSLWGMGFFHSQEWNFERRRRRSSGEKEGKSSSNASKSSHADVNGGSGYRFPLKQAMTASSLALTGDTLAQLRDRWLKNKDTLPNPPHPKDMIGALLSEHDWLRSIRMASYGFLLYGPGTYAWYSYLDRCMPKQTVENILMKVVLNQIVLGPAVIAVIFAWNNLWLGKLSDLPNKYQKDALPTLLFGFRFWIPVSVLNFWVIPLQARVAFMSMASIFWNFWLSATMSK from the exons ATGGGGTCATTGAGTGGTGGAAATGGGAGTCTATGGGGAATGGGATTTTTTCATTCTCAAGAATGGAACTTTGaacgaaggagaagaagaagcagtggTGAAAAAGAAGGTAAAAGCAGTAGTAATGCATCAAAATCCTCACATGCCGATGTAAATGGTGGAAGCGGTTATCGTTTTCCTTTGAAGCAAGCCATGACTGCTAGCTCTCTTGCCCTTACTGGTGACACCTTAGCTCAGCTCCGTGACCGCTGGCTCAAGAACAAAGACACCCTTCCTAATCCACCTCATCCTAAG GATATGATTGGTGCTCTCCTATCTGAGCATGACTGGCTTCGATCCATCCGGATGGCTTCATATGGATTTTTGTTATATGGTCCTGGTACTTACGCATGGTACTCGTATCTCGACAGATGTATGCCCAAGCAAACAGTGGAGAATATATTAATGAAG GTTGTATTAAACCAAATTGTACTAGGTCCTGCTGTAATTGCTGTTATCTTTGCATGGAATAATTTATGGCTGGGGAAACTTTCAGATCTTCCGAACAAATATCAGAAAGACGCCCTTCCAACTCTACTTTTTG GATTTAGGTTCTGGATCCCTGTCAGTGTATTGAACTTTTG GGTGATTCCTCTTCAAGCTCGTGTTGCTTTCATGTCGATGGCTTCTATATTCTGGAATTTTTGGTTGTCAGCAACTATGAGCAAGTAA
- the LOC107821660 gene encoding pentatricopeptide repeat-containing protein At2g41080-like: MGQSCLRPLSFLPLRSSNSRPFSTASTEFSILCSQGYLKEAFNKFSFLIWDNPSHFSYLLQSCIQKNSFSLTKQLHSLILTSGCFKDKFVSNHLLNAYSKLGQLDTAVSLFDKLPKRNVMSFNILIGGYVQIGDLDSASKLFDEMGERNLASWNVMITGLTQFEFNEKALSLFSQMHGLGYLPDAFTLASVLRGCAGLRDVNKGRQVHGCVLKLGLEDHLVVASSLAHMYMKSGSLREGEIVIKSMPAPTVAAWNTLIAGKAQNGCFEGTLELYNLMKIAGFRPDKITFISLISSCSELATIGQGQQIHSEVIKTGAVSVVAVVSSLISMYSKCGCLDEAEKIFEERVEADIVLWSAMISAYGFHGKGKDAVGLFHRMEQEGLVPNHVTFLSLLYACSHSGMKDEGLEFFNLMVEKYNVEPQLVHYTCVVDLLGRAGRLQEAEALIRSMPVKPDAVIWKTLLSACKIHKNADMARSIAEEVLRIDPQDSASYVLLANVHASAKRWKYVSEVRKSMRDRGVKKEPGISWLELKNQVHHFIMGDKSHPQSEEVDVYLKELIAELKLEGYVPDMGSVLHDMDLEEKEHNLVHHSEKLAIAFALMNTPEGFPIRIMKNLRICGDCHVAIKYISKIKKREIIVRDASRFHHFKDGCCSCGDYW, encoded by the coding sequence ATGGGACAGTCTTGTCTAAGACCTCTGAGTTTCCTTCCCCTCCGTTCATCAAACTCTCGGCCGTTCTCGACAGCCTCCACTGAGTTTTCAATCCTATGTTCTCAAGGTTACCTAAAAGAAGCGTTCAATAAGTTCTCTTTCCTAATATGGGACAATCCATCTCATTTCTCTTACCTTCTACAATCATGCATCCAAAAAAATTCTTTTTCCCTCACCAAACAGTTGCATTCTCTCATACTAACCTCTGGCTGTTTCAAAGACAAATTTGTTTCCAACCACCTCCTTAATGCTTACTCTAAGTTGGGTCAGCTAGATACGGCGGTTTCACTGTTTGATAAATTGCCTAAAAGAAATGTCATGTCTTTTAACATTTTGATTGGTGGGTATGTACAAATTGGCGATTTGGATAGTGCCTCTAAGCTGTTTGATGAAATGGGTGAGAGAAATTTGGCTTCTTGGAATGTTATGATTACTGGATTGACTCAGTTTGAGTTCAATGAGAAGGCATTGAGTTTGTTTTCACAAATGCATGGATTGGGTTACTTGCCTGATGCATTTACTCTTGCAAGTGTTTTAAGAGGTTGTGCTGGCTTGAGGGATGTGAATAAGGGCAGGCAGGTTCATGGTTGTGTATTGAAATTGGGCTTAGAGGACCATCTGGTTGTTGCAAGTTCGTTGGCGCATATGTATATGAAGTCTGGTAGCTTAAGAGAAGGGGAGATAGTGATCAAGTCAATGCCAGCTCCAACTGTAGCGGCTTGGAATACCCTTATTGCTGGTAAGGCTCAGAATGGATGTTTTGAGGGTACACTGGAGCTGTATAATTTGATGAAAATCGCTGGGTTTAGACCGGATAAGATAACATTTATTAGTCTGATCAGCTCGTGTTCGGAGCTGGCTACGATAGGACAGGGACAGCAGATTCATTCTGAGGTTATAAAAACTGGAGCAGTTTCTGTGGTTGCAGTTGTTAGCTCCTTGATTAGCATGTATTCAAAATGTGGGTGTTTAGATGAAGCTGAGAAGATTTTTGAGGAAAGGGTGGAAGCTGATATTGTTTTGTGGAGTGCTATGATATCTGCTTATGGGTTTCATGGGAAAGGAAAGGACGCAGTTGGGTTGTTTCATCGCATGGAGCAGGAAGGACTGGTACCTAATCATGTGACTTTCTTGAGTTTGCTCTATGCCTGTAGTCATAGTGGGATGAAGGATGAAGGACTTGAATTTTTCAACTTGATGGTAGAAAAGTACAATGTGGAGCCTCAACTGGTGCATTATACATGTGTGGTTGATCTCCTAGGAAGAGCAGGCCGTTTGCAGGAGGCTGAAGCTCTTATTAGATCTATGCCTGTGAAGCCAGATGCTGTCATATGGAAGACGTTGCTATCGGCCTGTAAAATCCATAAAAATGCCGATATGGCTAGGAGTATAGCTGAAGAAGTTTTGAGGATTGATCCTCAGGATTCAGCTTCATATGTGCTCCTTGCTAATGTTCATGCATCTGCTAAAAGGTGGAAGTATGTTTCTGAAGTGAGGAAATCAATGAGGGATAGGGGAGTAAAGAAAGAACCAGGTATAAGCTGGCtggagttgaagaaccaggttcaccACTTTATTATGGGTGATAAATCTCACCCACAGTCGGAAGAGGTTGATGTATACTTAAAGGAATTGATCGCAGAACTGAAGTTAGAGGGCTATGTTCCTGATATGGGGTCCGTTTTGCATGATATGGATTTAGAGGAAAAAGAGCACAACTTGGTCCATCACAGTGAAAAATTAGCAATTGCTTTTGCTCTAATGAACACCCCCGAGGGTTTTCCAATTAGGATAATGAAGAATTTACGAATTTGTGGCGATTGCCATGTGGCTATTAAGTACATATCCAAGATCAAAAAGCGAGAAATTATTGTACGCGATGCCAGTAGGTTTCATCACTTCAAAGATGGCTGTTGTTCATGTGGAGATTATTGGTGA